A portion of the Aphelocoma coerulescens isolate FSJ_1873_10779 chromosome 1, UR_Acoe_1.0, whole genome shotgun sequence genome contains these proteins:
- the NHLH2 gene encoding helix-loop-helix protein 2, with product MMLSPDQAADSDHPSSAPSDPESLGGADAQALSCCVSDPEPAEGGGGEGRGGGGGGESRGGGRPGLHPPPLSREEKRRRRRATAKYRSAHATRERIRVEAFNLAFAELRKLLPTLPPDKKLSKIEILRLAICYISYLNHVLDV from the coding sequence ATGATGCTTAGCCCGGACCAAGCTGCCGACTCCGACCACCCCTCCTCGGCGCCCTCCGACCCGGAGTCCCTGGGCGGCGCGGACGCCCAGGCGCTCAGCTGCTGCGTCTCAGACCCGGAGCCCGCcgagggcggcggcggcgagggccggggcggcggcggcggcggggagagCCGCGGCGGGGGCCGGCCGGGGCTGCACCCGCCGCCTCTGAGCCGGGAGGAGAAGCGCCGGCGGCGCCGCGCCACGGCCAAGTACCGCTCGGCCCACGCCACGCGTGAGCGGATCCGCGTGGAGGCCTTCAACCTGGCCTTCGCCGAGCTGCGCaagctgctgcccaccctgccccccGACAAGAAGCTCTCCAAGATCGAGATCCTGCGCCTCGCCATCTGCTACATCTCCTATCTCAACCACGTGCTGGACGTGTAG